From the genome of Amycolatopsis sp. NBC_01488, one region includes:
- a CDS encoding slipin family protein: MVVEILSVVVIAGGAWLAAGVRVVKQYERGLVFRFGRVRPRVADPGLNLLVPFVDRMQKVNMQIVTMPVPAQDGITRDNVTVRVDAVVYFKVIDPVVAAVNVQDYRSAVGQVAQTSLRSIIGKSDLDDLLSNRERLNEGLELMIDSPALDWGIHIDRVEIKDVALPEAMKRSMSRQAEAERERRARVISADGELQASYKLSQAAAQMADTPAALQLRLLETVVQVSSEKNSTLVLPFPVELLRFLDAQTPKPATAEPATPAAEAPEPQPELELGEPEAGEAKPEANGHATPSPRSPGDAVLPAD, encoded by the coding sequence ATGGTCGTGGAGATCCTCAGCGTCGTCGTCATCGCGGGCGGAGCCTGGCTCGCGGCCGGCGTGCGCGTCGTGAAGCAGTACGAACGCGGGCTGGTCTTCCGGTTCGGGCGGGTGCGGCCGCGGGTCGCGGACCCGGGCCTGAACCTGCTCGTGCCGTTCGTGGACCGGATGCAGAAGGTCAACATGCAGATCGTGACCATGCCGGTGCCCGCCCAGGACGGCATCACCCGGGACAACGTCACCGTCCGGGTCGACGCGGTCGTCTACTTCAAGGTCATCGACCCGGTCGTCGCGGCGGTCAACGTCCAGGACTACCGGTCGGCGGTCGGCCAGGTCGCGCAGACGTCGCTGCGCTCGATCATCGGCAAGAGCGACCTCGACGACCTGCTTTCCAACCGTGAACGCCTCAACGAGGGCCTGGAGCTGATGATCGACAGCCCGGCGCTGGACTGGGGCATCCACATCGACCGCGTCGAGATCAAGGACGTCGCGCTGCCGGAGGCGATGAAGCGCTCGATGTCGCGGCAGGCCGAGGCGGAGCGGGAACGGCGCGCGCGCGTCATCTCCGCCGACGGTGAGCTGCAGGCGTCGTACAAGCTTTCCCAGGCCGCCGCGCAGATGGCCGACACCCCGGCGGCGTTGCAGCTGCGGCTGCTGGAGACGGTCGTGCAGGTGTCGTCGGAGAAGAATTCGACGCTGGTGCTGCCCTTCCCGGTGGAGCTGCTGCGGTTCCTCGACGCGCAGACGCCGAAGCCCGCGACAGCGGAGCCTGCGACACCGGCGGCCGAGGCGCCCGAACCCCAGCCGGAGCTCGAACTCGGGGAACCCGAAGCCGGGGAGGCCAAGCCGGAGGCGAACGGCCACGCGACGCCGTCGCCGCGCAGCCCCGGTGACGCGGTGCTGCCCGCGGACTAG
- a CDS encoding magnesium transporter MgtE N-terminal domain-containing protein, which produces MAAVNRVFAAQLSGLPVFGPDGESIGRVRDLVAGLRLDAQPPRILGLVVELTTRRRVFVPMLRVTSIEPSAVTLATGSVNMRQFNQRPNEVLVLGQLLDAHATLAGSETRITVVDAGMEPTRTRDWVLAKLAIRERRVGLGRRRAAMQVLPWSEVAGLGLADLGAQPQGAGQLLMLFDTMRPADIAATVRDLPLKRRHEVADAMDDERLADVIEELPDDDQKELLAYLAEERAADVLEAMNPDDAADLLAELAPAEQRRLLELMEPEESAPVRRLLEYSSDTAGGLMTPEPVVLTPDTTIAEALAHIRNAELPPALASMVFVCRPPTATPTGRYVGVVHFQRLLREPPAELVASAVDTGLPPLQPRASLAEVTRYFAAYNLTCGPVVDTEDHLIGAVTVDDVLDHLLPEDWRETGLHDTLEEDRA; this is translated from the coding sequence ATGGCCGCGGTCAACAGGGTTTTCGCTGCTCAGCTGTCCGGGTTGCCGGTTTTCGGGCCGGACGGCGAATCCATCGGCCGGGTCCGCGACCTGGTCGCCGGCTTGCGCCTGGACGCCCAGCCGCCGCGGATCCTCGGGCTGGTCGTCGAGCTGACCACGCGCCGGCGCGTCTTCGTGCCGATGCTGCGGGTCACCTCGATCGAGCCGAGCGCCGTGACGCTCGCCACCGGCTCGGTCAACATGCGCCAGTTCAACCAGCGTCCCAACGAGGTCCTGGTGCTCGGCCAGCTGCTCGACGCGCACGCGACGCTGGCCGGGTCGGAGACGCGGATCACCGTCGTCGACGCCGGGATGGAGCCGACCCGCACCCGCGACTGGGTGCTGGCCAAGCTCGCCATCCGCGAGCGGCGGGTCGGGCTGGGCCGCCGTCGCGCCGCGATGCAGGTGCTGCCCTGGTCGGAGGTCGCCGGGCTGGGGCTGGCCGACCTCGGGGCCCAGCCCCAGGGCGCCGGCCAGCTGCTCATGCTCTTCGACACGATGCGCCCGGCCGACATCGCCGCGACCGTCCGCGACCTGCCGCTGAAACGCCGGCACGAGGTCGCCGACGCGATGGACGACGAGCGCCTCGCCGACGTCATCGAAGAGCTGCCGGACGACGACCAGAAGGAGCTGCTGGCCTACCTGGCCGAGGAGCGCGCCGCCGACGTCCTCGAGGCGATGAACCCCGACGACGCCGCCGACCTGCTGGCCGAGCTGGCCCCGGCCGAGCAGCGCCGGCTGCTGGAGCTGATGGAGCCGGAGGAGTCCGCGCCGGTCAGGCGGCTGCTGGAGTACTCGTCCGACACCGCGGGCGGCCTGATGACCCCGGAGCCGGTGGTGCTGACGCCGGACACGACGATCGCCGAGGCGCTGGCCCACATCCGCAACGCCGAGCTGCCGCCCGCGCTGGCGAGCATGGTGTTCGTCTGCCGGCCGCCGACCGCGACGCCGACCGGGCGCTACGTCGGCGTCGTCCACTTCCAGCGGCTCCTGCGCGAGCCGCCCGCCGAGCTCGTGGCCAGCGCCGTGGACACCGGGCTGCCGCCGCTGCAGCCGCGCGCGTCGCTGGCCGAGGTCACGAGGTACTTCGCGGCCTACAACCTGACCTGCGGACCGGTCGTCGACACCGAGGACCACCTGATCGGCGCGGTGACCGTCGACGACGTCCTCGACCACCTGCTGCCGGAGGACTGGCGCGAGACCGGGCTGCACGACACCTTGGAGGAAGACCGTGCCTGA
- a CDS encoding DUF1003 domain-containing protein: MPEPTSGRRLDQPRSQARFKLNIDPDTFGRFTERIARFLGTGKYLFWQTLLVIVWIVLNLAAVSLRWDPYPFILLNLAFSTQAAYAAPLILLAQNRQDDRDRVSLEEDRNRALQTKADTEYLARELAALRLAVGEVATRDYLRSELDRLREDLDVKPRKPRTPTGT, from the coding sequence GTGCCTGAGCCGACTTCGGGACGGCGGCTCGACCAGCCCCGCAGCCAGGCCCGGTTCAAGCTGAACATCGACCCGGACACCTTCGGGCGGTTCACCGAGCGGATCGCGCGGTTCCTCGGCACCGGCAAGTACCTGTTCTGGCAGACGCTGCTCGTGATCGTCTGGATCGTGCTGAACCTCGCCGCGGTGTCGCTGCGCTGGGACCCGTACCCGTTCATCCTGCTCAACCTGGCCTTTTCGACGCAGGCGGCGTACGCGGCGCCGCTGATCCTGCTCGCGCAGAACCGGCAGGACGACCGCGACCGCGTCTCGCTGGAAGAGGACCGGAACCGGGCCCTGCAGACGAAGGCGGACACGGAATACCTGGCCAGAGAGCTGGCGGCGCTGCGGCTGGCGGTCGGCGAGGTGGCAACGCGGGACTACCTGCGCAGCGAGCTGGACCGGCTGCGGGAGGACCTGGACGTCAAGCCCAGGAAGCCGCGCACTCCTACCGGTACGTAA
- a CDS encoding Mrp/NBP35 family ATP-binding protein yields MTSTQQLPSVDDVRSALKSVQDPEIRKPITDLGMVKDVVVGDDGVVTVGIYLTVAGCPLKATLTNDTKEAVSKLPGVADVRVELDVMSDEQRTELRKSLRGDAAEPVIPFAQPGSMTRVYCVASGKGGVGKSSVTVNLAAAMAARGLSVGVVDADIYGHSIPRMLGAREKPTKVETMIMPPQAHGVKVISIGMFTPGNTPVVWRGPMLHRALQQFLADVFWGDLDILLLDLPPGTGDIAISVAQLIPNAEILVVTTPQQAAAEVAERAGAIALQTRQRVAGVIENMSWLETPSGERLEIFGSGGGQAVADSLTKSIGSAVPLLGQIPMDPRMVSQGDAGEPLVLVEPDAPASVVLKEAAKKLTVKARGLAGMMLNVTPAGR; encoded by the coding sequence GTGACCAGTACGCAGCAGCTCCCCAGCGTCGACGACGTCCGCAGCGCGCTGAAGAGCGTGCAAGACCCGGAGATCCGGAAACCCATCACGGACCTGGGGATGGTCAAGGACGTGGTCGTCGGCGACGACGGCGTCGTCACCGTCGGGATCTACCTGACGGTGGCCGGCTGCCCGCTGAAGGCGACGTTGACGAACGACACCAAGGAAGCCGTCTCGAAGCTCCCGGGCGTCGCCGACGTGCGGGTCGAGCTGGACGTCATGAGTGACGAGCAGCGCACCGAGCTGCGGAAGTCGCTGCGCGGGGACGCGGCCGAGCCGGTCATCCCGTTCGCGCAGCCGGGCTCGATGACGCGGGTGTACTGCGTGGCGTCGGGCAAGGGCGGCGTCGGCAAGTCGTCGGTGACGGTGAACCTGGCCGCGGCGATGGCCGCCCGCGGGCTGTCGGTGGGCGTCGTGGACGCGGACATCTACGGCCACTCGATCCCCCGCATGCTGGGCGCGCGCGAGAAGCCGACCAAGGTCGAGACGATGATCATGCCGCCGCAGGCCCACGGCGTGAAGGTGATCTCGATCGGCATGTTCACCCCGGGCAACACCCCGGTGGTGTGGCGCGGCCCGATGCTGCACCGCGCACTGCAGCAGTTCCTCGCGGACGTGTTCTGGGGCGACCTGGACATCCTGCTGCTGGACCTCCCGCCGGGCACCGGCGACATCGCGATCTCGGTGGCCCAGCTGATCCCGAACGCGGAGATCCTGGTGGTCACGACCCCCCAGCAGGCCGCGGCGGAGGTGGCCGAGCGGGCGGGTGCGATCGCGCTGCAGACGCGTCAGCGCGTCGCGGGCGTCATCGAGAACATGTCGTGGCTGGAGACGCCTTCCGGCGAGCGCCTGGAGATCTTCGGCTCGGGCGGCGGGCAGGCGGTGGCCGACTCGCTGACCAAGTCGATCGGATCCGCGGTCCCGCTGCTGGGCCAGATCCCGATGGACCCGCGCATGGTTTCCCAGGGCGACGCGGGCGAGCCGCTGGTGCTGGTCGAGCCGGACGCGCCGGCGTCGGTGGTGCTGAAGGAAGCCGCGAAGAAGCTGACGGTCAAGGCCCGCGGCCTGGCCGGGATGATGCTGAACGTGACCCCCGCGGGCCGCTGA
- the tatB gene encoding Sec-independent protein translocase protein TatB has product MFDSVGWGEILVLIIAGLFILGPERLPEAAAWLAKSVKKVRDFANGAREQLREEMGPEFDQLRKPLEDLRGLRNFDPKRVVTQHLFDGDADPLGLKGITNGSPNLGGGNGSNATNGSNGYAAGQAKQPEPLKPGERPPIDPDAT; this is encoded by the coding sequence GTGTTCGACAGTGTCGGATGGGGGGAAATCCTCGTCCTCATCATCGCCGGTCTCTTCATCCTCGGCCCGGAACGGCTTCCCGAAGCGGCGGCCTGGCTCGCGAAGAGCGTGAAGAAGGTCCGCGACTTCGCGAACGGTGCGCGGGAACAGCTCCGCGAGGAGATGGGCCCGGAGTTCGACCAGCTCCGCAAGCCCCTCGAAGACCTGCGCGGGCTGCGCAACTTCGACCCCAAGCGGGTCGTGACGCAGCACCTGTTCGACGGCGACGCCGACCCGCTCGGCCTGAAGGGCATCACGAACGGCAGCCCGAACCTGGGTGGTGGCAACGGTTCCAACGCGACGAACGGCTCGAACGGCTACGCGGCCGGCCAGGCCAAGCAGCCCGAGCCGCTGAAGCCGGGGGAGCGCCCGCCGATCGACCCGGACGCGACTTAG
- a CDS encoding trypsin-like peptidase domain-containing protein, whose product MMTEPNVNPEQPGARDGERLGPRPLARPAVDPAQAAVFGRPSGVDGAFDQLYSPQKANGVSLAPPAPESLAEAFRRPPGAEGVLLERPREAAGDPKEAEPPLWNSTSDPWRDPGAGAVLASPAMPADEDEKPAQRPPGALLSLPEVLFGRRVKPKALALLGVVALLVGAVGGLVGWWVADTGNELTGSATISEAEAAKERPAGSVAEIAKRVSPAVVSLEVFKPGADSGEQGSGVMIDPQGYILTNEHVISSASADPGVKVTAIFIDGTRTEAKLVGSDQKTDLAVVKVNVTNPTVLQIGKSSDLQVGDTVMAIGSPLALQNSVTAGIVSALDRPITAGGDNGAPPVTYEAIQTDAAINHGNSGGALVDSTGALVGINSSIRSSGADGGSIGIGFAIPSDYAIKIAKALIKDGKVQHADIGINASSTVAGSSTMGAQVKNVAPGGPAANAGIKEGDVITKIGGRLVRDSAEMTVAVRAHDVGEVVPVQLVRDGASFVVDVTLASD is encoded by the coding sequence ATGATGACCGAGCCGAACGTGAATCCCGAGCAGCCCGGCGCGCGCGATGGCGAGCGGCTGGGGCCGCGGCCTCTCGCGCGGCCGGCCGTCGATCCGGCGCAGGCCGCCGTTTTCGGCCGGCCGAGCGGGGTCGATGGGGCGTTCGACCAGCTCTACTCCCCTCAGAAGGCCAACGGCGTCAGTCTCGCGCCGCCCGCTCCGGAGTCGCTCGCCGAAGCCTTCCGGCGGCCGCCTGGGGCCGAAGGGGTGCTGCTCGAGCGGCCGCGTGAGGCCGCCGGGGACCCGAAGGAAGCCGAGCCGCCCCTGTGGAACAGCACCAGCGATCCCTGGCGTGACCCGGGCGCCGGTGCTGTCCTCGCGAGCCCCGCGATGCCCGCCGACGAGGACGAAAAGCCCGCCCAACGGCCGCCCGGCGCGCTGCTCAGCCTGCCCGAGGTGCTCTTCGGCCGTCGCGTCAAGCCCAAGGCGCTCGCGCTGCTCGGGGTCGTCGCGCTGCTCGTGGGAGCCGTCGGAGGGCTCGTCGGGTGGTGGGTCGCCGACACCGGGAACGAGCTCACCGGGTCCGCCACCATCTCCGAAGCTGAGGCCGCCAAGGAACGTCCGGCCGGGTCGGTCGCCGAGATCGCCAAGCGCGTCTCGCCCGCCGTCGTCTCGCTCGAGGTCTTCAAGCCCGGTGCCGACTCCGGTGAGCAGGGCTCCGGCGTCATGATCGACCCGCAGGGCTACATCCTCACCAACGAGCACGTCATCTCCTCCGCGAGCGCCGACCCGGGCGTCAAGGTCACCGCCATCTTCATCGACGGCACCCGCACCGAGGCCAAGCTCGTCGGCTCCGACCAGAAGACCGACCTCGCCGTCGTCAAGGTGAACGTCACCAACCCGACCGTGCTGCAGATCGGCAAATCCTCGGACCTGCAGGTCGGCGACACCGTGATGGCCATCGGGTCGCCGCTCGCGCTGCAGAACTCCGTGACCGCCGGCATCGTCAGCGCCCTCGACCGCCCGATCACCGCGGGCGGCGACAACGGCGCCCCGCCGGTCACCTACGAAGCCATCCAGACCGACGCCGCCATCAACCACGGCAACTCGGGTGGCGCGCTCGTCGACTCGACCGGCGCGCTCGTCGGGATCAACTCGTCGATCCGCTCTTCGGGCGCGGACGGCGGCAGCATCGGCATCGGCTTCGCCATCCCCAGCGACTACGCGATCAAGATCGCGAAGGCGCTGATCAAGGACGGCAAGGTCCAGCACGCCGACATCGGCATCAACGCCTCCTCGACGGTCGCCGGCTCGTCCACCATGGGCGCCCAGGTGAAGAACGTCGCGCCCGGCGGGCCGGCCGCGAACGCCGGCATCAAGGAGGGCGACGTCATCACGAAGATCGGCGGCCGCCTGGTGCGCGACTCCGCCGAGATGACGGTGGCGGTGCGCGCCCACGACGTCGGCGAGGTGGTGCCGGTGCAGCTGGTCCGGGACGGCGCGAGCTTCGTCGTCGACGTAACCCTGGCTTCCGACTGA
- a CDS encoding anti-sigma factor family protein, with protein sequence MTAPRGWALPESHLLPDAVVAFVDGELSHGARDRAASHITRCAACAAEVRAQRQAVEAIRRAGAPSMSAGFLASLQSIPQHTELPSTPDNLAITADGQLVAVQRPDRVAGLRDAGMLGGVAPLGSSAPLGQSANVLGGGRFKRRAAQGAGVVVSGLVLSALALVGTSADSGDGTPETGGGAPQQANLLPAQMAVPQPMVPTSTPVSSPVAVPAGIR encoded by the coding sequence ATGACCGCACCGCGAGGCTGGGCACTTCCCGAGTCGCACCTGCTGCCGGACGCCGTGGTCGCGTTCGTCGACGGAGAGCTTTCGCACGGCGCCCGCGACCGCGCGGCGTCGCACATCACGCGCTGCGCGGCGTGCGCCGCCGAAGTGCGCGCGCAGCGGCAGGCGGTGGAGGCGATCCGCCGCGCGGGCGCGCCGTCGATGTCGGCGGGATTCCTGGCGAGCCTGCAGTCGATCCCGCAGCACACGGAGCTGCCGAGCACCCCGGACAACCTGGCCATCACGGCCGACGGCCAGCTGGTCGCGGTGCAGCGCCCGGACCGGGTCGCGGGGCTGCGTGACGCGGGCATGCTGGGCGGTGTCGCGCCGTTGGGATCATCGGCGCCGCTGGGCCAGTCCGCGAACGTCCTCGGCGGCGGCCGGTTCAAGCGCCGCGCCGCGCAGGGGGCCGGAGTGGTGGTGTCGGGCCTGGTGCTGAGCGCTTTGGCGCTGGTCGGGACGTCCGCGGACAGCGGTGACGGCACCCCGGAGACCGGGGGAGGGGCGCCGCAGCAGGCGAACCTGCTGCCGGCCCAGATGGCGGTGCCGCAGCCGATGGTCCCGACGTCGACTCCGGTGAGCTCCCCGGTCGCGGTGCCGGCCGGTATCCGCTGA
- the sigE gene encoding RNA polymerase sigma factor SigE, which translates to MQNAVADNDADAAQPVSLDEAVWTPPSWDEVVREHSDRVYRLAYRLTGNTHDAEDLTQETFIRVFRSLASYKPGTFEGWLHRITTNLFLDMARRRSRVRMEGLPEDTDRIVGDDPSPEQVFSDTHLDPDLQAALDELPPEFRAAVVLCDVEGLSYEEIGATLGVKLGTVRSRIHRGRQALRASLERRRAYVPESAKVSV; encoded by the coding sequence ATGCAGAACGCCGTTGCCGATAACGACGCCGACGCGGCACAGCCCGTGTCCCTGGACGAAGCGGTCTGGACGCCGCCGTCCTGGGACGAGGTCGTGCGCGAACACAGCGACCGCGTCTACCGGCTCGCCTACCGCCTGACCGGCAACACCCACGACGCCGAAGACCTGACGCAGGAGACCTTCATCCGGGTCTTCCGCTCGCTGGCGTCGTACAAACCGGGCACGTTCGAGGGCTGGCTGCACCGGATCACCACCAACCTGTTCCTCGACATGGCCCGCCGCCGCTCGCGCGTGCGGATGGAAGGCCTGCCCGAGGACACCGACCGCATCGTGGGCGACGACCCGAGCCCCGAGCAGGTCTTCTCCGACACCCACCTGGACCCGGACCTGCAGGCGGCGCTCGACGAGCTGCCCCCGGAGTTCCGCGCCGCTGTGGTGTTGTGTGACGTCGAAGGGCTGTCGTACGAGGAGATCGGCGCCACGCTGGGTGTCAAGTTGGGCACTGTCCGCAGTCGGATCCACCGTGGGCGCCAGGCGCTGCGCGCGTCGCTGGAGCGTCGGCGCGCTTACGTTCCTGAGTCTGCGAAGGTGTCGGTATGA
- a CDS encoding O-methyltransferase has protein sequence MNTPTPAAAPVDTGFVDGYLPDDEVLSSARARAEDLGCSSLSAGAGATLRFLAATLCAKAVVEVGTGAGVSGLSLLRGMAPDGILTSIDVEPEYQRAARVTFREAGYAPGRTRLIVGRALDVLQRLTPGGYDLVFVDAAHIEYPGCYELGVSLLRRGGIIAFHNVLAGGRVIDPSRRDPETLALREVARAFREDERLVPALLPVGGGLLVAAAI, from the coding sequence GTGAACACGCCCACCCCTGCGGCCGCACCGGTCGATACCGGGTTCGTCGACGGGTACCTGCCCGACGACGAGGTGCTGTCTTCGGCGCGCGCGCGAGCCGAAGACCTGGGCTGCAGCTCGCTGAGCGCGGGGGCGGGCGCGACCCTGCGGTTCCTGGCCGCGACGCTGTGCGCGAAGGCCGTGGTCGAGGTCGGCACGGGTGCCGGGGTGAGCGGCCTGAGCCTGCTGCGCGGCATGGCCCCCGACGGCATCCTGACCTCGATCGACGTCGAGCCGGAGTACCAGCGGGCCGCGCGCGTGACGTTCCGTGAGGCCGGCTACGCGCCGGGCCGCACGCGGCTGATCGTCGGCCGGGCCCTGGACGTGCTGCAGCGGCTGACGCCGGGCGGCTACGACCTGGTGTTCGTCGACGCAGCACACATCGAGTACCCGGGGTGTTACGAGCTGGGCGTGTCGCTGCTGCGCCGCGGCGGGATCATCGCGTTCCACAACGTACTGGCCGGCGGCCGGGTGATCGACCCGTCCCGCCGCGACCCGGAGACACTGGCGCTGCGCGAGGTGGCACGGGCGTTCCGCGAGGACGAGCGCCTGGTCCCGGCCCTCCTGCCGGTGGGCGGCGGCCTGCTGGTCGCGGCGGCGATCTGA
- a CDS encoding MFS transporter, whose protein sequence is MTSTRRVKTAVAAAGISSFALLYAPQPVLPQLAAQYHLDPGGAALAVSVATGALAIAVLPIAALSEIVGRRPVILTSVLASVVFGLLLPLMPTYPALLVLRALQGVAIAGFPGVAAAYLAERLGRAGVAAAVGAMIAGNTIGGMLGRLASGFTAGPLGWRGALFVVAGVGAICSAITVVTLPPGARPRGDAQLRAVARGLVTALSKPVLLAQYAVALLAMGSFVALYNAAGFRLTGHPLDLSPAIASLVFLAYATGSVSSAAAGRLVARVGRRRALVGALLLTAVGATLTLPDSLPLVIAGFLVLTCAFFAAHAVANGWAAADAPENARGQVGGMYTATYYLGSSVGGAAGAWVYGHAGWPCLIALVAVWLLLAAAAVGAGTRAPAERRELVNAG, encoded by the coding sequence GTGACTTCCACGCGCCGAGTCAAGACCGCCGTCGCCGCGGCCGGGATCTCCTCCTTCGCCCTGCTCTACGCGCCGCAGCCGGTGCTGCCCCAGCTCGCCGCGCAGTACCACCTCGACCCGGGCGGCGCGGCGCTCGCGGTCAGCGTCGCGACCGGCGCGCTCGCCATCGCCGTCCTGCCGATCGCCGCGCTGTCCGAGATCGTCGGCCGGCGCCCGGTGATCCTGACGTCGGTGCTCGCGTCCGTCGTGTTCGGGCTGCTGCTGCCGCTGATGCCGACGTATCCGGCGCTGCTCGTCCTGCGCGCGCTCCAGGGCGTCGCCATCGCCGGCTTCCCGGGCGTCGCGGCCGCCTACCTGGCGGAACGCCTGGGACGTGCGGGTGTCGCGGCGGCCGTCGGCGCGATGATCGCGGGCAACACGATCGGCGGCATGCTCGGCCGGCTGGCCAGCGGGTTCACCGCCGGACCGCTCGGCTGGCGCGGCGCGCTGTTCGTCGTCGCGGGCGTGGGCGCGATCTGCTCGGCGATCACCGTCGTGACGTTGCCGCCGGGCGCGCGTCCACGCGGCGACGCCCAGTTGCGTGCGGTCGCCCGGGGACTGGTCACGGCGTTGAGCAAGCCGGTGCTGCTGGCGCAGTACGCCGTCGCGCTGCTCGCGATGGGCTCGTTCGTCGCGCTCTACAACGCGGCCGGGTTCCGGCTGACCGGCCACCCACTGGACCTGTCGCCGGCGATCGCGTCGCTGGTGTTCCTCGCGTACGCGACCGGCTCGGTGTCCTCGGCGGCAGCCGGACGGCTGGTGGCGCGCGTCGGCCGCCGTCGCGCGCTGGTCGGCGCGCTGCTGCTGACGGCCGTCGGCGCCACGCTGACGTTGCCGGACTCATTGCCGCTGGTGATCGCCGGCTTCCTGGTGCTGACCTGCGCGTTCTTCGCGGCGCACGCGGTCGCGAACGGCTGGGCGGCGGCCGACGCCCCCGAGAACGCCCGCGGCCAGGTAGGCGGCATGTACACGGCGACGTACTACCTGGGCAGCAGCGTCGGCGGCGCGGCGGGAGCATGGGTGTACGGGCACGCGGGCTGGCCGTGTCTGATCGCGCTGGTGGCGGTATGGCTCCTGCTCGCGGCGGCCGCGGTCGGCGCCGGGACGCGCGCCCCGGCGGAGCGGCGCGAGCTGGTCAACGCGGGCTGA
- a CDS encoding LysR family transcriptional regulator, which yields MTYDSLSAQVAPHLPLLAALRETRNVTRAAELLGVPQPTVSRRLAALADALGAPLTVPDGRGIRLTRAAELLAEAAERGLAAVETGVRLAREEVAPESGHVMLGFLHLLGRSLVPSLLRGHRARYPGVRFTLVQGSRQEMLDRLADGELDLALLAPLPSVPSLVSAGLVDEEILLSVPAAHRLAGRRSVRVAELADEEFVLLEQGYGVRTLTDELCAAAGFTPRIAFEGQESDTVRGLVAAGLGVALLPRFGPGTPAGVAEVPLEPRPYRTIGLVWRADEPMTPAVAGFRDHVLATKAAD from the coding sequence ATGACGTATGACTCGCTGTCGGCGCAGGTGGCGCCGCACCTGCCGTTGCTCGCCGCCCTCCGCGAGACGAGGAACGTCACACGCGCGGCCGAGCTGCTGGGCGTTCCGCAGCCGACGGTCAGCCGCCGTCTCGCGGCGCTGGCCGACGCGCTGGGGGCGCCCCTGACGGTGCCGGACGGCCGCGGCATCCGCCTCACGCGCGCGGCCGAACTGCTGGCCGAAGCGGCCGAGCGCGGCTTGGCAGCGGTCGAGACCGGCGTCCGGCTGGCACGCGAAGAGGTGGCGCCGGAGTCGGGGCACGTCATGCTGGGGTTTCTGCACCTGCTCGGGCGGTCGCTGGTGCCTTCGCTGCTGCGCGGCCACCGGGCGCGGTACCCGGGCGTGCGGTTCACGCTGGTCCAGGGTTCGCGGCAGGAGATGCTCGACCGGCTGGCGGACGGCGAGCTGGACCTGGCGCTGCTGGCACCGCTGCCGTCGGTTCCGTCGCTGGTGTCGGCGGGGCTGGTGGACGAGGAGATCCTGCTGTCGGTACCGGCGGCCCACCGCCTCGCGGGCCGACGGTCGGTCCGGGTGGCCGAGCTGGCGGACGAAGAGTTCGTGCTGCTGGAGCAGGGTTACGGAGTCCGGACGCTGACGGACGAGCTGTGCGCGGCGGCGGGTTTCACGCCGCGGATCGCGTTCGAGGGGCAGGAATCGGACACGGTGCGCGGCTTGGTGGCGGCCGGGCTCGGGGTGGCTCTGCTGCCCCGGTTCGGACCGGGAACGCCGGCGGGCGTGGCGGAAGTGCCGCTGGAGCCGCGGCCGTATCGGACGATCGGGCTGGTGTGGCGGGCGGACGAGCCGATGACCCCGGCGGTGGCGGGCTTCCGCGACCACGTGCTGGCCACCAAGGCCGCCGACTGA